TCCGGATCCTGGCGAAGGATGGCGCGCAGCGCCTTGGCGAAGGTCAGCTCGATCCGCGCATTGACCTGCGTCTGACCGATGCCGGCCAGCTCGTATTCAATAGGGTCTTCGACCGTCAGCACATTGGTCGTGGAGGTGTCGACAGTCTGCAGCGCGGCATAGAGCGTGGTCGTCTTGCCGGAACCGGTCGGACCGGTGACCAGCACGATGCCGTGCGGCTGCTGCACCACGCGCTGGAAGCGCTCCAGCCGTTCGCCGTCCATGCCCAGTGCGGCGAGTGAGAACCGCGATTCGGACTTGTCCAGCAGACGCAGCACCGCGCGCTCGCCGTGGGCTGACGGCAGCGTCGAGACCCGCACGTCGATGGCCCGGCCGCCGATGCGCAGCGAAATGCGGCCGTCCTGCGGCAGGCGCTTCTCGGCGATATCGAGCTCGGCCATGATCTTCAGTCGCGAGATCAGCGCGGCATGCAGTGCCCGGTTGGGTCGCACCACGTCACGCAGCGTGCCGTCGACACGGAAGCGCACACTGCTTTCGCGCTCATAGGGCTCGATGTGAATGTCGCTGGCGCCGTTGTTGGCGGCCTGCGTGAGCAGTGCATTCAGCATCCGGATGATGGGGGCATCGTCCGCGGCTTCGAGCAGATCCTCAACCGCGGGCAGGTCCTGCATCAGGCGCGACAGGTCGACCGCGCTCTCCACCTCGCCGACGACCATGGCGGCGTTGTCGCCGCCGCCGGCGTAGGCGGTCTGCAGGCGCTGCGCCATCTCCGACGGGCTGATGCACTCCAGGTGATTGGGCAGGTGCACCCGCTGCATTTCGGA
The Roseateles amylovorans genome window above contains:
- the gspE gene encoding type II secretion system ATPase GspE, which gives rise to MATRHPLPYAFAKAQQLLLEDDGQQRTLWATPAVTLPTLSEMQRVHLPNHLECISPSEMAQRLQTAYAGGGDNAAMVVGEVESAVDLSRLMQDLPAVEDLLEAADDAPIIRMLNALLTQAANNGASDIHIEPYERESSVRFRVDGTLRDVVRPNRALHAALISRLKIMAELDIAEKRLPQDGRISLRIGGRAIDVRVSTLPSAHGERAVLRLLDKSESRFSLAALGMDGERLERFQRVVQQPHGIVLVTGPTGSGKTTTLYAALQTVDTSTTNVLTVEDPIEYELAGIGQTQVNARIELTFAKALRAILRQDPDVIMIGEIRDYETAQIAIQASLTGHLVLATLHTNDAVSAVTRLTDMGVEPFLLSSSLLGVLAQRLVRKLCPVCKTPAQLPGGGVRYQPVGCQACGSSGYKGRTGVYELMVCDEKIRHLIHSQAAEADLLQAARDNGLRSMREDGDRLVATGVTSEEEVLRVTRD